The following is a genomic window from Panthera uncia isolate 11264 chromosome B4, Puncia_PCG_1.0, whole genome shotgun sequence.
GAAGGCTGTCGGAAGGGCTGGCTGGGATCTGGCAGAGCAGGGGAAGCCACTCGGCCCgcgagcctggaccctgcctctGTGAGCAGGTCCGGCAGGCTGACCGGTGTGGCCGGTCAGCTCCTCCAGCCAGGCCCAGCACAGGTCTGACCCACGGCGGTGACCGAACACAGGCGCCAGGGACCGCGCGGGAGCACGGGGAGAAGGACGCGGAACGTGTGCCGCCCTGCTTGTCCGGGATCCAGACAAACAGCCTTTTCTCCGCCAGGGACGCggctccccctctgccccaggcccgTCCGCCAACCTCACCTGAACAGCCTGCGGAGCTGGTCCTTCGACCTGGAGCAGATCTGGAGGCCCAAGCTCTGCAGCTCACCCTGTATCCACCACAAGTCGGCCGGCACATCCGGAAGCCATGCCACCAGCCTGGAGGAAAGGGCAGCAAACAGCTGAGCCCGAGCGTGCGGCCCAGCAGAGCGCCCCCTCCCCGCGGGCCCGGGGCAGAGCCGGGTGCCTCCCTGCACCCGAGGCCCCAGGCCCAAAGGAAGTGAAATAGGGGGTGAGAAGCCCCCGCGGTATCGGCCCCACCACAGAGCCGGGTAGCGACTCCACGGGAAGCCCAAGCGGGAAAGGGCGGGCTCTGGGGTCAGGCTGGCTCGGGGTTGTGGCCCGGCCCCCCTGCTCATCAGCTGTGTGCCCTGGGCAGGTCAGGGaacctctccgggcctcagtttcctcacccgcCTAAAGACCGTCACCTGGCCTAGAGTCCCTAACCTCCTTCAtatctctgccccaccctctcctccccagacctGCTGTCCTTCCTCCACAGCCCTCCATCCACTCTCCTCTTAGCACCAGTGACTTTCCTGAAACATACCTCTGATCATAGCCCAAACCCTCCCGTGGCTCCCCATGTGCCGGGTCAGCAGAGGGCCAGCTCATCCAATTATGGCTGAGAGCGTGCCTGGCTGGGCACCTTCCCAGACTCACGGGACACTGCAGGGCCTCACTCCCAATGTGTCGCCTTTAGCAGAGCTTCTAAACCAGGGCCTTGAACTGGCGGTCCACAGGGTGTCGTATGAGAAGCAAAACATAAGCTAGACCATCACCTCCCTTGTTCTGGACCTTCTGCCTCTATTATTGCAACCTGCATGCGCATGTAGGTTACAGAGAACGCTAAGGAAGAACTTCCCTGTGGTCTGAACAAGTTTTCCCATCAGTGCCTGtatctggacttttgttttttgtttttggctgaAAAGGTTAGACTTTGCTTTGATCCGTTTTGGCTTCAGCCTGTGGTTTCAACCTAACAGCTCAGCACGGGGAGAATCTGAGTCAGCAGAAAGCTCTCTCCCGGCTTTGGGCCACTGGCAATTTCAGCATCAGGGCTGATCCAGTGGCCCATTGTCATAGACCTCTTAgagaataaagaattttttttaaatgcagttgtCCCCATGACACTTCCCTACTGAAAACCTTCACTGTGTTCCCACCACTGTTAGGATGAAAACCACAGTCCTCCCTTGGCTATAGAGCCCCGCATGTCTAGCCCCTGCCAGCCACTGCCACACCACCTCACCACCAGCCCCGTCTTGTACAGCACCCCACCTTTtggttccagccacactggcctccaaaGAGCCTTacttcctctgccttctgccccaggacctttgcatatgTTGTTCCGTCCGTCTGAATGCTTTGCCCTTCCCTCTTTGCCTGGTGGACCCATCCTTCAGATTATGACTCAAAAGTTACTTCCCTCAGGCAGCCTTCCCTGGCCAGATTGCCCCTAGTGTGAGCTGTCTCAGTTCACAGGCAGTGTAGACCTCTTTTAGGAAACACAGCCAGTATAGACCTCTCTAGGTATCTCTGGACAGAGGTGTGATTGCACAGAGGTGTGATGGTTCATGGGCTGTGAGCTCCACAGGGTCAGGGGCTAGATCTGAGTCAGGGCTGCCTCCCTATCCCCAGCCAAGCCCTGGCCAGGCCCTCAATAACTACTGGTGGAATGAATAAACCAAAAATGCAGAGTGATTCATTAATCGGCAAAGTTAAAATGGTTAGTGAGGACTTAACCACAACCAGTCTGTCCTGGAAGGAccttggtgttttttgttttgtttttttggtttttttgttttttatgtttatttttgagagagagagagagagagagagagagagagagaatgaacagaaaggggcagagagagagggagacacagaatccgaagcaggctccaggctccgagctgtcgggacagaacccgacgcggggcctgaacccacaagccgtgagatcatgacctgagccgaagttggatgccacccaggcactccatgggCTTTGTTTTACACAaaaggaactgaggcccagagaggtcaagagacctgtcccaggccacacagctaatcTGAGCCAGACCCCCCTGGAGTTATTTCCCCAGACATAGCGCATTTTCTCTGAGGCTCTAACAGGTAGAGCAAAGGGCCAAAGGGCCTAGAGACAGGCGAGCGGCCAAGGTGCTGACCCGGGGGTCCCATTTCTGATCGGTCAGTCACAGCTGCTACACCATCTCCCCAGTGGTCCCGTCTCGCAGGGGAGACCACCAAGACTCTTCTGGGCTGTGTGACCAAGATCGAGCAGCAGGGGAGGCCAGCTAGGCCCCGCCCACCCAGCGCACCGGCTGCCCCTCCCGCCATGGGCACTGGTCTCCGCCACCATCCGGGACAAGCCAGGCCCCTCCCAGGAGCCCTGGCTGGGCCTCACCTTCTGCTCCGGAAGTAAACATACTCGAAGGGTAGCGTCCAAGGCAGTAGGAAGTAGGTCAGGGCCCGCCCGGGCCCTGACCGACAGAATTGGGCCCAGGGGCTGGTGTCCCTCATACATGCTTTCTTCAGTGCTACGAGAGAAGCCGTGGCGTGACCAGCCAGCCCTCCAGCCAGCCCCCCCTCCACCATCACCCTTAGGGAAGGTGGCCTGAACCCCTGTCCACCTCACACAGTCTGCAAACTgcgcctgccccccgccccccatctgcagaggggaaaaaaaaaaaaaaaaaaccggcaCGCCTGATCAAGCCCCTCGCGGGAGCCGGCAGGGGGAGCGGCACTCAGGTCGTGCTCTCGCATCAGTGTCCCTGGTGTTGGCAGGGCGTGCCCCGGTcccagatgaggagactgaggttcagagtggagaagtgacttgcccaaagacCATCCCAGGAAGAGGCAGGGCCAGGGTGGACCCAAGGCCTGCCGGGCTCCCCGAGCTCTTTCCATCTCTGCCACCCCTCTGCAAAGTCTGTCgcggcccccaccccaggaaggGACGAGTGCCCGCACCCGTCAGTGTTATTAACAGCAGCAGCCCTGGGAACAACAAACGCCATTTCCCAAGTCCCTCATCCCTTGAACTGACCAGGGTGGAAAGGACTGGCATCCTGGCCAGGGCAGAGCTAGAGCCAGGGCCCAAATCCCAGCCTTCGGACCGTGGCTCGGCCTCCGTCCTTGAGTCTGGCTGTTGCCGTCTAGAGACGGCCACTTGGAGGGGGTCACAGACAGCACGGCACAAAGACCCAGCTGCTCGTTTACCTGCCGCGTGTCCCAGGACgggtcccttcccttccctgagcGGAGGCTACGTCCTCTGAAAAGGATCTCCCTCCCAGGCAGGCAGGAGAGGATTAGGGAATGTCCGTCAAGGCTTGGCCAGCTCAGTCCCAGGGGCGTGCTGGCTGTGACGCCCCATCCCGGAGGCGGCTCTCTGGTGCCCCCACGTGGCGGCAGGGATGCTGCCTCGGTTCCAGAGCTCCAAGCTTGGACCTCAGGGGCTCAGCACAGATCCAGACCCGTTTCCGCCTGTCCCACCCCAGCTAGGTGCAGTGAACACAGGATCTAGAGTTCAGAGAAGTACTCAACTCTGAAAAGGAGGGGGTGCCCTCTgtaagcaccccccacccctgcagtggCTCCCCATCTCTCTTCTCCTGCAGATTCAAAGCCACCTGCCTGAccctcccagcctctgctcccctgcccctcaaCCACAATGCTGTGGCCACAGGGGCCTCCAGCTGCCCCCACCAAACCCAGGACATTTGCACATGCTGTACCTTCTGCCTGGCCACTCGTCTGCCCCCTTTTGCCTGGCCACCACGCCTCCTTTCAAGTCTCACTTAGACGCTGTTCAAACCCACATCCCCGCCACCATTACACATGCCTGGACTCTGCTGTTGTGGCAGTTGTGACTTTGGGGCCACCAAGCAGGACAGCAGACTAAATGGTTCACGGCAGAATGGTTCGCTGCTCTGGCAGTTTGttagctgtatgactttggacaagtcacttaacctctctgtgcagCGGGGACAATTCAGTGCCATCCTCGTGGTATTGTTGGGAGGGTGAGATGAGTCATCATCATGTGCGGAGAGTCCAGAACCCTCTGTGTGTGACTCTTAGGTCCCTCAGGACTTCCCGCGCTTCCCTGGGCAGTGGGCAAAGACCTGGCTTTCTGAGGCACGGATTTGGGTGTGAATCTCCCAacccctctctgagcttcagtttcctcatcagtggAATGGGGTAAGAAAAACACCAGGGCGCATGGTTGTGGAGCGGAGTGAGTGACACAACAGGTAAAAAGGCCTTCGCATCACACTTGGCACTCGGGAGACGCTCAGTAAATGAGTCCTGTCCTCTTCCAGGCCGCGAGGCCCTTCAGGGTGGggtccctgcccccaggcccctgTGCGCAGGGCACGGGGTAGGTGAGCAAGGGCATGAAGGAAGGGCAGTACCAGCCTCCAGCTCTGGTGAGAGCCGCTCGAAGTCGGGCACATCCTTGACCAGCACGTTGGGCACTGACCAGTTGACAGACAGGCCCCCCTTCTGGCTACCGTCATGGTCGGTGTCCTGGGTCCCATTCgcgggggctgggggctcctTAGACACCAGCATGCAAAGCACTGGTTCCTTGGTAAGTCCTGGGTCAGCAGAGAAGAGGGACACGACAGGTCAGCACATCTGGAGCTCCCTGGCGACAGTGACTCCCCTGGCCCTCCACGCCACCTGCACCTCTCAATCCCCAAACCCAGCTCTGGGGACCTGCTCGCTGCCGAACGGACCCGCGGCTCACCCTGAACGACCTCTTCCTGCTCTCCCCTGGCCCTTCTCTGCTCCGTTTCCCGTGCACTTTCTAGTGGTTAATCAGATCCCAGACCATGACGAACCGGTCCGAGGTTCAAATCCTAATGCCAACACCTGCTAGCTATGTGGTCTAGGTGCTCAGCGCTTCGGTTTCCCcctttgacaaaggagaaaattcCAGTCGGCTTTATGGGGTTGTTCTGAGAATTGAACGAGACAAATACCTAAAGCTCAAGCCCAGATCTGggcacattttaagtgctcagcAGATTCTTCCTGCTGCTGTGTGTTTGGGGCTGTAGTGTGGAGGGTAAAGGACTTGGGTTCTGGAGCCGGACAGCCTGGGCTCAAATCTCAGAACTACCCCTTTGAAGAGCAgtgctcttggggcgcctgggtggctcagtcggtgaagcatctgacttcggctcaggtcatgatctcacaggccatgagttcgagccctgcgtcgggctctgtgccgacagctcagagcctggagcctgcttccgattctgtgtctccctctctctctgcccctcccccgttcatgctctgtctctgtctcaaaaataaaataaacattaaaaaaaaaaaaaagaagagcagtgCCCTGTGGGAGGACAATCGAGCTCTCCAACTGGGAAGACCTCTCTGGCCCACCCCTCCcgcaggaacacacacacacacacacacacacacacacacatactcctgCAGCCAAACTGAGCTGTGTTCACTGATGGTGCTGGGCCCCGTTCCTTTGCTCATCCgccctcttcctttctgtctccaaCCTTTCCGTATTTTTCATAACTAGTCAAAACCCAGCTTATCTGTTGCCGCCGCCTCCGGGAAGCCCTCCTTGCCCACCCCCCAGGCTGGGTCAGTGTCCCCTCTGACACCGTAGGCGTGAGCATCCCTCCATCTCCGTGGGGAGACGTCTCTCTCATGGTCTGTTCCCCCGCCCCGGACCAAGAACAGTTCAAGAGCAGGGCACATGTGTGATCCTCTCTGGGTCCCCAGCATCCAGCTCAGGCCAGGCACAGAGTAGATGCTGAGGAAGAGAATAAGTGAGCTGAGGTCCCGAAAAACTCAAACACCTGGAAAGCAAGATCCACTTGGGACCCCGGGGAAGCAGGATGCCCGGCCACCTACCGCGTCTCTCCAGGAACCTGAGGGCATCCAGGTAGCCTTGTCTGCAATTGTCAGCTATCATCTGCCAACACACAGGTCAGGGTGGGATGAGGAAGGCCCGGACCCGCCCCTCGAGCTGGCAGTTCGTAGGCCAGAGACCCGTCTTCAACCGGAAGCAATCCCTGCCCAGCCCACGCTCCCAAGAGGCCCCTCAGCAGGGTTCAAGGCCCCCACTGCTGGGCGGGGACTGCTTCCAGTTGAAGATCTGCGATCTGTTCAAGCTGCTTCCCTCCCCATGACCCCGTGTCACCTCCCTCCTCTAAGACTCCTTGGCGGGAAGGGAGGGGCTCCTGCTCCAGACTCCCCTCTCTCTGGTCTTAGTTccctcctctggaaaatgggatAACTTGGCCCAGGTCAGGATGCTTGGGACATCGTCTGGTTCCCTGTTGGTCAATGCATGGTCCTTTGGTGTTTATTTCCAGAACCAGCCTGAGACGGCAGAGGAAACTGGGGGCCCACACCTGCCTGTCTCAATCGGAGCTCCCCTAGTGGGGAAAAGGCACCTATCGGGCCAGAAGGGAGCTCCACCTTCCCACGCTATGGGGCCTTGGAATGGCCACGCCACCTTTCTGAGAGCCTCAGCTTTTCCTTGACTGTAGGATGGGGCTGAGATTTTTTGCCCACCCCACAGGTATAGGGGAGATGAGAGGAAGGGAACATGAACTTGTGTCATAGGTTATAAAACACGACCGAACCgagttgcctggctggctcaggcagtagagcgtgtggctcttgatctcggggctgagttcgagcccctggcgtggcacagagtttacttaaagtaaaaaacaaaacaaaataaaacacgaCAGAACCAAAACACGTCTGAAGGAATAGGGGAGGGCCAAGGCACGGTTGGGTGTGTTATGGGGATAAACCATTTGCTGTCAAATTCCCCATTTTCCCAAAATaccggggggaaaaaaagcaggaaatgTAAGTCTATTGTCCACCTTTGTCTGTGTTTCTGCCTCGCCTCCACAGGGATGGTCAATCTGGCCCCAGTCTAGGGTGGTGGCGGTTCAGAGCACGGGTCTGGGCTAGCTGAGGATTTGGAACCTGGCTTTGCTGCTTCTGGGCTGTGTGACTCTGAACAGgttgcctaacctctctgagccttggtgtccTCCCCTGAGAAAGGAGATAACAGTACCTtctcacagagcctgacccagggaaGTATCCGCAGAGGCCTGGCTCAACCCCAAGCTCGGGAGAGTTGGCCTTAGCATGCCTTGATATGGGCCCAGTCCCAACTCAAGACTTGCTCGGGCAGGGGCAGGAGAGTATGGGCACCACCTGAGCCCCGAGTTGTGGGTTCAAGGGTTCGGACGTAAGACTCGGGACGTGTATCCTAACTTCCCCGAGGTGGCGGGGAGGGTGTGGGGACACAGTCTGACTCAGAGGACCCTTGATCATGGCCAAGCCTCTTACACCTTCCAGGCGGGTGCCGGGGCCAGACCTACCTCAGGGCTGGGGGCTATGAGGGAGGCAAACCCCAGGAAGAAGTTCTTGGTGGATATCTGGAAACTCGCATTGAAGGTGTTCAGCTCGTGAATGCTGGCCGAGGTGCTCTGGGGGCAGATGTCCACTGTCCCGTGGAAAGGGGACACGGTGATGGTGGAGGGAGAGTCCGCGAAGGGCAGGTTGTTGCTCAGGCCCCCGTCAAAGTATCGCTGCAATTCGGGTGGGCTGTCTGCTCAGGATGCCTGCCCTCTTCCCATACCGCCATGGAGCCACCGGCCGGAAATGGGCTGCGGCCGGTGACCTCCGGCTGCCCCGGAGCCACTGGGTCCACCGGAGCCCAGGATGTTCTGAGCACCGCCCCCCTGGAGCAGGGAATCTGGAGTGGagggctggcacacagcaggtgctcaagaaGCACGGGTTCCCTCCCCCCACACGGCTGTCAGCGCTAGGAACACTGGGCCACCCAGAGCACGGGGCGGGGACTCAGTCATTAAGCCCCCCAAGTGCACTTACCTCCCCTCTGAATTCGGGGGGGATCGTCCCACAGTAGAAAGGAATGTATAAAGCACAGACCAGAGCCTGGGAAAACGAGTAAGTGGAAACACAATTGTTCACACTCCTGGTGCTCAGAACCTGCTCGGGGCAGAGCAGCCTGTgctcagggaagggaaatgaggcccagggaggtgtcACGTCCCAGCTGAGTTCTCAAGGTCAAGAAGGTACTTGAAGGCAAGCCTGTCATGACACCCACCCTCGTCTTCCTGCCGATGGGTCCTTGCTCACTCGAAACTGCTGCTGGGACTTCCCTTTCCCCCAAGGACAAACAGAGGCACCAAGTACCCATTTCCCCTTCACCCAGTGGGCGGGAACTCTCCACCAGCATCTAGATACGCCTCCCACGGTGTGCTCCCTGAACACCGATTCAGCCAGAGGCATCTCAAATAAGAAACCCTGACTTCCGGTTAAGCCtaagactcttggtttcagctcaggtcgtgatctcatggcggttcgtgagtttgagccccgcatcggactccacaatgacagtgcaaagcctgcttgggattctgtctctgcccctcccccactcatgttctttgtttttctctctctctctctctctctctctctttctctctcaataaataaataacgttaaaaggggcgcctgggtggctcagtcagttaagcatctgactcttgattttggctcaggtcacaatctcacggttcatgagttggagccccaagtcagtcCCTGAGCTGacggcatagagcctgcttggaattttctccctctctcttaaaataaataaataaacatttaaaaaagaagaagaaaccctGACTTCTTTACCCACTTGGGAAACCCTGTCCACTCTTCCCATGCCCAGGACCATGCCCAGGAAATGGGAGCAGCAGGAGGAGAGGGTCCTCAGCCACCCAGGGGGTCTGCCCACGTCCGTCCCAAAGACTTGACCTCCTTCCCGGgtgcctccccctctccatcTCAGATTTTCTGTGCCCTTCCCAGCAGAGGCTCTGACAAATCCTGCAGTGAAAACGATGCTTAACATATTGACATTGGGGGCTCGAGAATTCTGCCTTGTGAGtgggagatggggtgggagggggctgtcCTGAACACCGtgggatatttagcagcatccttggcctctacccactaagTGTCAGTACTTTGTGCCCCCCACACAGAGCTGTGATAACCAAAAACGCCTCCAACGTTGCCAGATGTCactggggggtgggatggggaggcaAAGGAATCACCCctggttgagaaacactgatgtaGAGCTTTTACCAAACTCATCAAGCATGGAACCTTGTCTCGAGGTCTCCTTGGAAATATCCCTCCAACCCTCTCTGGGAAATGCAGAAGGCATCCTGTCCCTAACCAGTTGGAAATGCAAGTGGGAGCCTTGTTCGCACAGATAACAGTGACAGCagctaatgtttactgagtacctattatgtgccaggtccTGTGCTATGTGCCATCCAGGCAAAGACATTGGGACAACCCTTTAGGGTCCCTAGCCGGCTTCCTCAAGAGCCAGTGGACATCAAGACACAGCAAGGGACTGACCCTTCTCTTGTACACATGACGAATTCCAATCAGCACAGAGGCACAGACTCAGAAACAGTCCCcatgctgggggctgggggctgggggctggggtcagCAAggtgaagcaggttctgcattagGGCTCCCAGTCTGGGTGGAAGGCACAGACCCTaacaggaagggaagacagagctGCGATGGGGGAGCTGAGGCCCTCCAGGGTAGGGGCCTGCCTCCCTACCTGCCTGAGCTCTCCCGGGGACCCAACCCCTACTGAGCCTGCCTGAACACCCCCACAGCCTGTGGCTCTCTGTCACAACCTCTTGTTTTGTAACAATACTGGATTGTTTCCTCTTCCATCGTGGGCAGGCACGCCTCTGGAAAAGCAGCCCCTTCAGGGGCCCTGAGCACAGCAGCCTGactttgccccctccccagccatccCCTTCTCTGAGTGCAGCCATGGGGCCTTCCCAAAGCAAGCCGGGAGTACGGGCACTCCACACTCACCCTGTGGCgcctctctgcacctccactGTCTTGTTTGTAAACAAACCCAAGCCTAAGgtcaccccacccccaaggaGTGTCTGCCCCTGGAAAGCACCTGAAAGTCCCTGGTAGGAGATGGGGCCCAGTGCCCTGTCTCCAGGGCCCGggtcccacccctgccctcacctgGATGACTTCCCTGCGGGTCGCGAAGTCGGTGACTATGATGTTGTGGCCATCGGGCCAGCGGGTCAGCGAGATGCCCAGCCGCTGGGAGGCCAGGACATGAATGTCGGTGGGCAGTAAGTCCTGCAGCTGCTGTCTGATGTGCTCGATGGGCGCGAAGGCAGGGTGGAAGATACCCAGGCTGAGGCGCTCCACATGCTTGACCATGCCCAGTAAATGGGAGCAGCAGAAATCTGCGGGTgcaggggacaggaggagagggtCCTCAGCCACCCAGGGGGTCTGCCCACGTCCGTCCCAAAGACTTGACCTCCTTCCCgggtgtctccccctctccatcTCAGATTTTCTGTGCCCAGCCCTGCGTTCAAATGCTCCGTCCACCTTTTGATCTCGGGAGCAGGATCCCCAGCTCTGCTCGGTCCTCTGCGAAACAAGAGTAACCACAGCCCCGAGTCCTCAGGGTTCTCATAAGGCTTAGATGGGAGCGTGCTGGATGCAAAGGGCGCAGGCCCCAGCGCCCGGCACGAGGCCCCGAAACGCCCCTCTCGACGCCCTCCATCCCGCGTGGAGCCAGCGTCCCGCCGCGCTCCTCGCCCGCGCCGTCCCCCGCGCACCGACGGTCTGGCCGGAGACGATGCTGATGGCGTTGAGCGCCCCGGACGAGGAGCCGTAGAAGCGGCGGGCGCCCCGGAGGAGGTGCGGGGCGCGCTCCCTGAGGCAGCTGGTCACACCCACGTGGTAGAGCCCCAGGAAGCCGGCGCCCGCGAAGGACAGGTTCCAGCTGCCCTCCTCCTCGTAGCAGTGCATGGCGGTCGGGGCCGCCGGGCTGGGGTCGGGACGCAGACGGGCCAGGGCGCCGCACGGGGACAGTCAGCGGTGGAGAGGACGGGTTGCTCCGAAGAAAAGCTCTGGCGGGAGCCGGGGCCCCGCCCTACGTGCACCTGCCCCGCCCCGTGCACCTGCCCCGCCCCGGGCTGGgtcgccccccgccccagccaatGAGGTTCCAGGGCCGCGATGCCCCGCCCTCAGGGGTGTGGCAGGTTTGACCCCGTTGTACCAGCTCGCTGGGCGGACTCCGGAGACGCCCCACACCGCTGctgtacggggggggggggggacggcccCAGGTCGCGGGGTGAccggcccggggggggggggcggggaatggcaCCAGCTTTTCGCCTGATCCCTGGAAGCATTGAGAGAAGCATTTCTCccgcccccattttacagatgagggaactgagggcGGGGAAGGCAAATAAGAACCGGGATGTGGCAGAGCTGGACCCACACTGGGTCTTGGGGGTCAAGCCAGACTTAACTCTGCAGCTGTGCGAGTTcaaggcccaggcccaggcagaGCCAGCCCCCGCCGGCTGTGCGGCTTTGCCCAAACTACCCACTGTCTCTGGGCTACAGTTTTTCGGCGTGATATGAGGGGCTTGGGCGCCAGCCTTCTCTGCTCCGATCGCTGCTCCTCTGGCCCAGACTCACCATCGACGGGCCCAGCCCGGGGGTGGGATGGCAACGGGGGCAGCAGGCACAAGCACTGTGCCGAGCGTTCTTTGTAGTCACCCTCACAGAGTCGTGTGGGTCAGGATCACCGTGTCTACGTCCAGTTGTGGACACTGAGCCCTGGAGAAGCTTGGGCACGGGTACGCCCACAAAGTGCTTCCAAGAAAACTTGCCCGCAGCCTGTAAACGGGGGCAGTGAGTG
Proteins encoded in this region:
- the PNPLA5 gene encoding patatin-like phospholipase domain-containing protein 5, which produces MHCYEEEGSWNLSFAGAGFLGLYHVGVTSCLRERAPHLLRGARRFYGSSSGALNAISIVSGQTVDFCCSHLLGMVKHVERLSLGIFHPAFAPIEHIRQQLQDLLPTDIHVLASQRLGISLTRWPDGHNIIVTDFATRREVIQALVCALYIPFYCGTIPPEFRGERYFDGGLSNNLPFADSPSTITVSPFHGTVDICPQSTSASIHELNTFNASFQISTKNFFLGFASLIAPSPEMIADNCRQGYLDALRFLERRGLTKEPVLCMLVSKEPPAPANGTQDTDHDGSQKGGLSVNWSVPNVLVKDVPDFERLSPELEAALKKACMRDTSPWAQFCRSGPGRALTYFLLPWTLPFEYVYFRSRRLVAWLPDVPADLWWIQGELQSLGLQICSRSKDQLRRLFSLPVTSPLQPASPLQPGAPPPVDPAKEPRPPHQA